The following proteins are co-located in the Ursus arctos isolate Adak ecotype North America unplaced genomic scaffold, UrsArc2.0 scaffold_13, whole genome shotgun sequence genome:
- the LOC130543512 gene encoding basic proline-rich protein-like translates to MQTAPTRLHAPPAGPSRREPRCGRCTRKARAPPPEPSIETVPSFLASFLLSFLPSFLAREEKGVTEMPTASAFAALARPQAGGPAPAPPARPRPAPRARGPLPRYLTTGGRQPRQPQRWPAVRAGARPSLVTRHIPASSAPARPPPPRTLRKAASPHLHRSSARVFPAFPDAPDPPGEVSPIPAPSDPHPRETGKGPGARAARGDRVPRRRFRYKVKQAPNAKGGRKNTAPRPLTEPRNPDSRRSALPNGRSALHAPQGCTQHPKVQTCRNIVNEPADPPSCSRLQRASRSKTQLGKDLCHSPRRCFCGDPPPAGTDSTRRRPARLLSTLSPPARLPPAARLRAASPSGGCQLPAAAG, encoded by the coding sequence ATGCAAACCGCCCCCACCCGTCTCCACGCGCCCCCGGCCGGCCCGTCGCGCCGGGAGCCGCGCTGCGGCCGGTGCACCCGCAAGGCGAGGGCGCCTCCGCCTGAACCTTCCATCGAGACAGTCCCCTCCTTCCtcgcttccttccttctctccttccttccttccttcctcgctCGGGAGGAGAAAGGAGTCACTGAAATGCCAACTGCTAGCGCCTTCGCCGCGCTCGCTCGGCCGCAGGCCGGCGGCCCGGCccccgcgccgcccgcccgcccccggcccgcgcCGCGCGCCCGCGGCCCCCTCCCCCGCTACCTGACGACGGGCGGCCGGCAGCCGCGGCAGCCGCAGCGGTGGCCGGCGGTGCGCGCCGGTGCACGTCCCTCATTAGTAACCAGGCACATTCCTGCCTCCAGCGCTCCCgcgcggccccctccccccaggacatTACGCAAAGCAGCCTCCCCTCATCTGCATAGATCCTCGGCCAGGGTATTCCCCGCATTTCCCGACGCGCCGGACCCCCCTGGCGAGgtctcccccatccccgccccctcCGACCCTCACCCTCGGGAAACCGGGAAGGGGCCGGGAGCGCGCGCCGCGAGAGGCGACCGAGTCCCGCGGAGGCGATTTCGGTATAAAGTGAAACAAGCTCCCAATGCTAAAGGAGGCAGGAAAAACACGGCGCCTAGGCCACTTACCGAGCCGAGGAACCCAGATTCCCGCCGCTCTGCTCTCCCAAATGGTCGGTCCGCCCTCCACGCACCCCAAGGCTGCACCCAGCACCCCAAAGTCCAGACGTGTAGGAATATTGTTAACGAGCCAGCAGACCCTCCAAGTTGCTCCAGGCTCCAGAGAGCCTCAAGGTCCAAGACTCAACTTGGCAAAGACTTGTGCCACAGTCCCCGAAGATGTTTTTGTGGAGACCCTCCTCCGGCGGGGACAGACAGCACTCGGCGGCGCCCCGCTCgcctcctctccaccctctcACCTCCAGCCCGCCTCCCGCCGGCTGCCCGCCTCCGGGCCGCGAGCCCCTCGGGCGGCTGTCAGCTCCCGGCCGCCGCCGGGTGA